The window TAAACTATATAGGCGGACCAACGGGCTTATTTTCGAATCTGGGAGCGTTACAGGGCGTCACTGGTTCAGGGGCGTTTCTTGCCGTAAGCGGGGAGGGACGGCACTACAGGCCGTTAAGGTGTGGTAATATAAGATGGGGTGTCGTATGTAGGAGCGTAATGAGCGATTACGCGAAAGACGTGCTCGTTTCGGCCGACGAGGTCGAAGCGCAGCTCGACGAATTCGAGAGCGACGATTCGGACAAGCGACTGGTAGAGGTTGACGTGGACACCGAGGCCTACGACGAGGCCCACGCCCCCGGTGCCATCGGCTTCAACTGGGAGACGGACCTGCAGGACCAGACCACCCGCGACATCCTCTCGAAGGAGGACTTCGAGAACCTGCTGGGTGCCCACGGCATCACCGAGGACAGCACGGTCGTCCTCTACGGTGACAACTCCAACTGGTTCGCGGCCTACACCTACTGGCAGTTCAAGTACTACGGCCACGACGACGTGAAACTCCTCGACGGCGGCCGCGAATACTGGATCGAGAACGACTACCCGACCACGGACGAGGTTCCGGAGTTCTCGGCTGTCGACTACGAGGCCTCCGGCCCGCGCGAGTCCATCCGTGCCTACCGAGAGGACGTCGAGAACGCCATCGACCGCGACCTGCCGCTGGTCGACGTCCGCTCGCCCGAGGAGTTCACGGGCGAAATCCTCGCCCCCTCGGGCCTGCAGGAGACCGCCCAGCGTGGCGGCCACGTCCCCGGCGCCCAGAACATCTCGTGGGCGGCCGTGACGAACGACGACGGCACCTTCAAGGACCGCGACGAACTCGAGACCCTCTACGCCGAGTACGGCATCGACGGCGACGAGACGACCGTCGCCTACTGCCGTATCGGCGAGCGCTCGTCGGTCGCCTGGTTCGCTCTGCACGAGCTGCTGGGCTACGAGGACGCCATCAACTACGACGGGTCCTGGACCGAGTGGGGCAACCTCGTCGGCGCCCCCATCGAGAAGGGCGAGGCTGAGTAACGGGAGATTCGAGCGGAGCGAGAATCTCCGTATGGGCGAGCGGGGAGCGAAGCGACCCGCGAGCCGCGAAGCGCACGAGGCCTCGTAGCGAAGCGGTGAGCCCGTAGGGCGAACCGCAGAGCAGGCGAGGCTGAGTAAGCCCACCCCTTGGCCGACCGTCGTATCGTCACCTAACTGCACCATTTTTCGCGCCGGACCACACCCTTCAAGCGGTGCGTCTCCCAAGTGGGTCGCATGAACCCCGACGAATTCATCGACGCGGTCGCCTCGGAGAACGAAACCGCCCTCTCGCGACTCGGTTCCTCGAAATCCCTCTATGCCGACACGGAAGGCGAGATGGAATCCGAGGAGGTCCTGACCGCCGCGGCGACGGCCGAACACCACGCCGCGGAGACCTACGAAGCGTGGGCCGACGACGAAGAGGGCGACGTCGCAGAGGCCTTCGCGGAGACGGCCGCCGAGGAACGTGACCACTACGACACTGTCGTTGGCGAACTCGACGACCACGAACCCGGTGAGGTTCCGGCGATTCAGGAGTACCTTCGGGACCTCGACGGTACCGTCGAACGCATCGGCGGGTTCGTCGGCCGGACGCTGGCCGCCGAGAAATCCAAGGGGCAGTTGACCGGCTTCTTCACCGGGCAGGCCGACCCCCAGACGGCGAGTCTCTTCCGCGGCATGGGCGGCGACCTGGAGGACCAACTGGAACGGGCGACCGACCTGCTGGAAGCCGAATGCGGCGACGACGAGGAGTGCTGGGAGCGCGCACAGGAGGCCGCCACGGGCGCGATTCAGGCCGCCTACGACGAGTACACCGAGCGCCTCGAAAGCATGGGCGTCAACCCGAAGCCAGTCTGCTGAGGGGGTCGGACGCGCTGATTTTCGGGCGCCGGTAACGCCGGTGTTAGCGGGAACTCAAGTGTCGCGCGGGCGAACGAAGCCGTATGGAAGGACCACATCAGGACCAGCCGCTCGTCACGGCTGGCGCACCGCTGGATGCCGCCGACGCTGCCGTCGTCCTCGTTCACGGACGGGGCGCCACGGCCCAGAGTATCGTTCAGATGGCCGACGAGTTCTACCACCACGGCGTCGCGTTTCTCGCGCCGCAGGCCGCCCGCAACACCTGGTATCCGAACTCGTTCCTGGCACCCGTCGAGGCCAACGAACCGGGCCGCTCTTCGGGCTTGCAGGCCATCGAGGACGCTATCGAGTCGGCCAACGAGGCCGACATTCCCACCGAGCGCGTGATGTTGCTCGGCTTCTCGCAGGGCGCCTGTCTCGCCAGCGAGTACGTCGCCCAGAACCCGCGTCGGTACGGCGGCCTCGCGGTCCTCAGCGGTGGCGTCATCGGCCCCGAAGGCAAAGAGATGGATTACGAGGGCGACCTCGAAGGCACGCCCGTCTTCCTCGGGTGTAGCGACACGGACCCGCACATCCCCGAGGAGCGCGTCCACGAGACGGCCGAGGTGTTCGAGGCGATGGGCGCCGATGTGACAACGCGCATCTACGAAGGGATGGGCCACGGCGTCAACGAGGACGAAATCGACCACGTCTCCGAGATGGTCGAGAACCTGGTCGAGGAGTAGGTATGCGCCCGCCAACGGCCGGACTCCACCACGTTTCGACGCTCGCGGGTGACCCACAGGCCAACGTCGACTTTTATATCAGCGTTCTTGGCTTGCGATTCGTCAAACGAACGGTGAATTTCGACGATAAGTTCAGTTACCACCTCTACTACGGTGACCGCGAAGCGACCCCCGGCACGCTGCTGACCTGCTTTCCGTACCCACACGGCGAGTCGGGACGCATCGGTCGGCCACAGCCCCGGTCGGTCGCATTCGCTGTACCCGAGGACTCGACCGGATTCTGGCACGAACGCCTCGAATCCCGAGGCATCGACATCGAGGAGGAAACCCGCTTCGGCGATTCGGTGATTCGGTTCCGGGACCACGATGGCCTCCGCGTCGAGTTGGTCGAAACCGAATCGCCTCGTCCGCCAGCGACCGATGCCATCCCCGAAGAGTACGCGATTCGGAACCTCCACAGCGTGACCCTGCTGTCGACCAGCGTCTATCACACCGCCGCGACGCTGGAGGTACTGGGCTACGAGTTGGACGACCAGGAGGGCGACCGGGTCCGGTATCGGTCGCCCGGCGAATACGGAACCGTCATCGACCTGCTGGACACCGAGGCACCTTACGGCCGGGAGGGCGAGGGGACGATTCATCACGTCGCGTTCAAGGCCGGCGACCTCTCGCTCCCGGAGTGGCGCGACCGAATGCTGGAGGCGGGTCTGGAGCCGACCTTTATCAAGGACCGACACTACTTCGAATCGATTTACTTCCGGGAACCGGGCGGCCTGCTGTTCGAGATAGCGACCGAGAAACCGGGATTTACCGTCGACGAATCCGTCGAGGGGTTGGGTTCCTCGCTGCAGTTGCCGCCGTGGTTCGAGGAGGACCGCGAGATGATAGAACGGCAACTACCCGAACTGACCGGCCCCGAAGTGTAGAGCCCGCCGCGAGCCAAGCCGTTTTCCCCTCCGGGCGCCTTTTGACGTGTATGCCTACGGACATTCCCGGTATCCACCACGTCACGGCCATCGCTGGCGACCCCGAGCGGAACTTCGAGTTCTACACGGACACGCTCGGCCTGCGGCTCGTCAAGAAGAGCGTCAATCAGGACGACGTTCACGTCTACCACCTCTTCTATGCCGACCACGGTGGCTCGCCGGGCACGAGCATGACCTTCTTCCCCTACACGAACGCCCGACAGGGCCGCATCGGGACCGGGCAGGTCAGCACGACCCAGTTCCTCATTCCCGAGGACTCGGTCGACTACTGGACCGACCGCCTCGAATCGAAAGACGTCGGCTTCGTCACCAGCGAACGCTTCGGCGATACGGTCATCGGCTTCGAGGACCCCGACGGCCTGCCGCTGGAACTGGTCGCCCGCGAGGACGCGCCCGCTGGCGACCCGCCGGAGGGGCCGGTCCCCGAGGAACACGCAATCAGGGGCTTCTTCGGCGCGACGCTGTCGCTATCGACCGCGGAGTCGACGGCGAACCTGCTGGAGACCATGGGCTTTTCCCCGACCGAAGAGGAACAGCACCGTCAGCGCTTCGAGGCCGACGGCGAGTTGGGCTACGTCATCGACCTGCTTGAGGACCCACAGGCCCCGCAGGGCCAACCCGGCGGCGGAACGGTCCACCACGTCGCCTTCCAGGTGACCGAGGACGAACAGGAACAGTGGCGCGACATCCTCCAGCAGGCCGGCCTCCGTCCGACCGAAGTCATCGACCGCAAGTGGTTCAAATCGGTCTATGCCCGCACGCAGGGTGGCGTCCTCTTCGAGTTCGCGACGAAGGAACCCGGCTACACCGTTGACGAACCGCTCGACTCGCTCGGCGAGGAACTCGTCCTTCCCGAGTGGCTGGAGGACCGCCGCGACGAAATCGAGGATGCGCTGCCGGAACTGTCGCTGTAACGCACATCAGCACAACAGCAGGTAGAACCAGTACGGGAGGTGTATCACGCCGTCCTCGACGCTGATGGGGCGGTCGCTTCGGACGGTATCACCCCTGAGAACGAGGCCGAACGGCGTGTCGTAGGTGTCGCAGAACTCCCGGACTGCCGCCGCCGTTTCTTCGTCCGAGGCCCGATACATCAACCCGACCGGGACGGGCGTTCCGTCGGCTTCGAACACGAAGTCGACGTCGCCGTTTCTTCCGCGCCAGAACCGAACGTCGGGTTCGCTGTCGACCCCCTGTGCGGCGTCGACGCCATATGAGAACCGCATCGTGTGGTCGAACCCGGCCACGCGAGCGAGGGCGGCCTCGCGGTCGAAGTCATCGAGGACGCTGTCGGGTTCGCCGTCGGTCAGCGCGGTGACGAGTCCCGTATCGCGAAGGTAAAGGCGGACGGACCGGGGGCGGCTGTTGTCGTATTCGGTCACGCCCGAGAGCAGGTACAGTTCTTCGAGCGCCGGGAGATAACTCCCGGTCAGGGTCCGGCGGTCGACGTCGAAGAGGTCGACGAGGCGTTGATATCGGACCGGCTCGGCTCCCCGGTTTCGGGCCGCGAGCGCACAGAGCCGTTCGAGGTCGGCGATGGTCTGGACGGATTCGAAGCCGGGGACGTCCTGATAAAGCGCGTCTCGGACGTCGTCACGGAGGCGGGTGTAGGCCTTCGCATCGAGTTCTCTGGCCGACTCGACTGGGCCGTCGAGCGCGTAGCCGATGACGCCGCCCATCGCGAGGTAGTGGACGATTTGCGATTGGATACGCCGTTCGACGTCAGCGACGCGTTCGTACTGCGTCCGAAGGGTCGTCGCTAGCCGGTCGGGGTCGCCAGCCGCAAGCGCATCGGGGAGGCTGCCCTCGCCCGACCGAATCGGCGTCGGACTGACCCGTGTGCCGTCGCCTTCGAGGGGTGGATACAGCGTGTAGAGGTAGTCACGGAATTTCTCGGGGAGGATGGGTTGGGTATCGTAGGCATCGGCCGGGCAATCGACGCGGTCGAGTTCGCGGTCGATCTGGACGCCGGCGTTGGCCGTCACGACCACGTGGCACTCGTGGGCGTCGGTGAGCATATCCATAACTGGCGCGCCCCAGCCTTCGATAGCGGGCTTGCTCGGATGTTCGACGAGATGAACGTCATCGAGGAAGACGAAGTGCGGTGTCGGGTCCGAAACACGGCCGAGAACCCGACTCCGGTAGTAGCGAATCGCCTGCCGAAGCCCCTCGTCGGACTGGAGTTGGTAGAGCGGGTCGGCACCGAACGGAACGTAGCAGAACCGTTCAGGGGCCGCCCCCTGCTCGATGCGGTGGGCGATGAACTGTTTCAATAGCGTGGTCTTGCCGACGCCTCGACGCCCGACGAGGCCGAGGAGTTGCTGGTCCTCGAACTGGCTTGCTCCTCTGTCGGGGGCGACGAGGTGGTAGAAATCGCTTTTCGGCCGGTCCGGGAGGTCGATTGCACCCCGACCGGATTCCCACCACGGGTTGTGCTTTCCGAGTTCTCGGAGAAGCACGTCGTCAGCGACATCAAACGGCATGTGACATCCTTGTCCCTGTCACGAAAGCCATCGTATTGGATGTTTTGGACATTGATTCTTCGCCGCGATGTGTGTTCGGTGTCGGGGCTTCGACTATTAGCGCCGCCTTGACGTTATCACGTCTTGGGGCAGAAAGAGACACCACGATGTTCCTAATAACTATTCGAGTGGCATTATAATTCATATTGGCGAAGGATTTATCAGTACAAGATGCGTATTAATGAGTGCAGGATGGCCAAAAGACCCATCCTGGTGTCGGTTACGGTCGTTTCGGGGTAGGGGAACCGCAGACGGGCGCCCGAACGGTGTCGGGGTAAACACCGCACGCTGGCCACAATGACTGATTACACGGGCTCCGGGGGGAGCCGCTGGCAGAACCGCACAACGAACACCGCCCGGTCCAGCATCGTTTCGGTGGGGGGTACCGATTGATGCTGGTCTTCGCATTCGACCGCGACTGGACGGTGGACGTGAACCCGCATCCGAACAAAGCGGCCGTTCCGCTGGGGTGGGTACGGGAACTCGCACACGAGACCGAGCATGCGGTCTACGCCATCGGTAATCAGGACCTCGCCAGCGAGGCCGCCATTCCCGGCGTCGTCGACATCGTGGGGATGCACCCGGACGACTGGGACCGATGGCTCGGCGATAAGCAGGCCGACGGCTACTACGAGCGGTTCCCGGACCGCCGGGAACGGCTCGAACTCATCGCCGACCTGCACCCGGAGGCCGACGACTACGTCGTCGTCGATGACCTCGATTTGAGCGATGTCGATGGATGGGACCACTACCACGCGTGGGATTTCGTCCCCGCCATCGAACGCGGCGAGGTCGACCCCTCGTTGCCGTGGGTCCGCGAGCCGCTGGCAGACGGGGGCTATCCGTCCTCGGCCGGCATCGTCCCGGTCGATGCGTCGGACCTCGACGACTGGCTCGAAGACCGGCGAGATGCGCCCGGCTTCGAGGTCCGGTACGCCGACGACGGGACCGAGCGGACCGAACTGTTCCGTGACGTCTCGATTATCCGGGGAACGATGCGTCCGGCAGCGGCCTCGGCCGTTCGGTGTCAACCGGCCTCGGCCGACAGGGACGCGGTTAGCATCGCCGTCGACGACATAGAGCAGGTAAACGCGGTCAAACCGCCGATGGACGCGTTCCTGCCCGAAACCGACGACCCCGTCGAGCGGGCCGCAGCCATCGCCGATCTCGCGGCGGACAACCCGTTCGCCGTCGACGTCTCGCGAGTGCTGGCGCTGCTCGACCGCGAGGACGACGCTCCGCAGGCCGAGGCACTCCGCGCGCTCGAAGAGGTCGCGTCGGCCCGCCCGGGCGACTGCACGCCGGCGGTTCCGATTCTCCGGTCGCTGCTCGAAGGCGACTGTGCCGACCCGGAACGAGCCCTGTCGGTGCTCGACGCTATCGGCGGGTGGGATGGCCGCGATATCGTCCCGCTGGCCGGTGTCATCGAGACGTACCTGACGGCGGCCGATCCGAGTGTTCGGGCACAGGCGACGGCCTGTATCGGCAAAATCGTGGAAGAAGACCCCGATGAGGGGGTCGGAATGGTGCCGGCGTTGGCGATGCTGCTCAAAGACAGGGACGCGACCGCCCACGCCGCCTACGGCCTGTCGTTGCTCGCCAAAGAGTTTCCGGAGGCAGTCAAACCAGCCGCGCCGGTACTCGGTGAGGTCATCACCGACGACACCCTCGGGGCCAACCCCCGACTGAGCGCGACGGCCGCGCTGGGCCGGGTCGTCGGCGAGTATCCGAGCACGGCGCTCGATATCGTCGACGACGTCGTGACCCTCCTCAATGCCGAGAACCCGAAACTCCGCAATAACGCGGTCGGGTTCCTGAGTGACGTCGCAACGGTACACAGCGACGTTATCGAACCGCACGTCGATGCTATCGCGGGCCTACTGTCCTCGGACGACGAGTACGCTCGCATCAACGCCAGCGCCGCGCTGGCGCGTGTGGCCGAGGACTATCCGGACTCCGTCGCCGGGTACACCGACGACCTGCTCTCGCTGCTGGACGACGACCACCATCTCGTCAGGACGAACGCCTGCTGGGCGCTCGGATACCTCGGCGACTCGGAGGCCGTCGAGTTCCTCCGAGAGGTCGCCGTCGACGACGAGCACGACGAAGTCCGGAACAGGGCCAGTTGGGCAATCACCCGAATCGAGGACGGACCCTGAAAAGAGGGTCAACAGCAGTATCGCTCTGTCGACCACCCGATGCGGCAATCAACGGAGACTACAACGATGACAACAGACACGACCACCCACATCACGTTCGTACTGGATTCGTCCGGTTCGATGTCGACGATTCGAGACGATACCATCGGCGGATTCAACACGTTCCTCGCGGACCAGCAGGACGAACCCGGCCGCGCGGCGGTGACGCTCTACGACTTCAACTCGGGCGTCGAGCAGGTCTACGAGGGCAAACCGATTTCGAAGGCGCCGGAACTCGACGAGGAGACGTACACGCCCGGCGGACAGACGGCGCTGCACGATGCCATCGCGACGGCCGTCATCGAGACTGACGACCACATCGAGAAACTGCCGGCAGCGGTCCAGCCGGAGACCGTCATCGTGGTCGTACTGACCGACGGCAAGGAGAACGCTTCCGAGACGCCACAGGGACGGGTCCGCGAACTCGTCGAGACCTACCGACTGGAACACGACTGGGAGTTCCTGTTCATCGGCGCCAATCAGGACGCGGCACTCACCGCCCGGAAGATGGGGATGGACACGGACAAATCGCTGGACATGTCCCACAGCGGCGAGGGCACCCAGGCCGCCTACGAGTCCACCTCGCGGAACATCAGCGAGGCGCGACAGCAGGGCGAGGCCGGGGGATTCACCAACGAGGACAGACAGCGGCAGTCCGAAGCCGACGAATAGCCTGCCGAGTCCTACTCGGCACGCTTGCTTCGTTACCGATAGTCGTCGAGTAGCGACGCCACGTACTCCCGGCCGCCGCGGTGCCAGTACAGTCCGACCACCCGGAGCGATTTCTCGACGCGATACGGGACGAATCCGTGCTTCTCACAGAACACGTCCCAGAACGTTTGAATCGTCGCGCGGTCCTCCCGAACGTCGATGTCGATATCGAGGTCGCCGAGGGCCGCCGTCACCGCGAACAGCGTGTGGTCGACCGGTAGCGAGACCCACGTCATCCCCGCTAGCGACGCAACGCGGTCATGCATCAGCCGCACCCAGAAGGGCGTACTGACGGCGTCCGCGATGCCTGGCAAATCGGCGCCGCGGACCAGGCGCGCCGCATGGGGTCCGACATAATCCGCCTGACGCAGGAGTCCCTCCGGGTCCCCACCGAAGCGCTCGTACAGTGTGACGGCGGACCGGAACCACCAGTGAGCGTCGTAGGCGTCCATGATACGCAGCCGGTCGAAGAACGCCTCGAGTTCTTGTTTCCCCTCGGTAGCGACCAACTGGGTCGGGTCGTACACCCACTGGTGCTGTTGCCAGAGGTTCTTACAGACGCGCCAGAAGCCCCCTCGGCCGATTTGGGGTTTCGGCTGCCCGGATGGGTGGGCGTGAAACGGGACGAGCGACAGCGTCAGGAACCGGGCAGCCTCGCTGTCCGTGAGGTCCAACTCGTCGACGGCCGTGTACTCAGGGAGCGAATGGTCCGCGTAGAACCCCCGTTCATCCCGTTCGGCTCGCTGGAGTCGCAAGACGAGCGCCAGTAGTTCCCGCTCGTCTCGAATCATCGCTACCGGACGCTCGGGCCCGGCCCCTGTAATGGTTTGGCGCCACGCCGTTCGTCTGTTTCTGGGAGACGTTGTATTGGAAGCGAATTTACAAGCCGGGCGTCTAAGGGAGGATATGACCGACGAGACAGTGGACGCCGGATGGTTCCAGGGTATCGACCCGGGGGACCTCGACGCGGCTCGTATCGCCATCGAGGAGGGCCAGGCAGACGAACCGGACGACTGGCCCACGATGGCGGTTGCGTCCGGGTTCGCGGACGACGAAGACGAGTACTACGAACGGCTTCACGAGGCGACGATGGCGGCGACGCGTGCCGCCGTCCAGGAGGCCGAATCCGCCGACGACAAGCAACTCATCCATGCTATTCGAGCGATGGATGACTGCGACCGGACGGCTAACGAACTGGCCGAACGGGTCGCCGAGTGGGCCGGTTCCATTCGCGAGGACGCAGGTACGGGCGTCGAGTACGCTCGCGAATTGGCCGACGAAGCCGATTCAGAGGGCGACGACCGGCTCGTTTCGCTGGCCCGGCGGGTTCGGGACCTCGACGACGAGGCCGCCGACCTCCGCACGCACGTCCAGCAGACGGCACCCGAAGTCGCGCCGAACCTCGCGGCGCTGGCGGGGCCCGTTCTGGCAGCGCGACTCATCGCCCTTGCCGGCGGCCTCAAGGAACTCGCACGGAAGCCCGCGGGGACGGTGCAGGTACTGGGCGCCGAGGAGGCGCTTTTCGCCCATCTCCGGGGGCGCGCCCCCTCGCCGAAACACGGCGTCATCTTCACCCACGAGGCGGTGCAGGGCACCCACCCGGAAAACCGCGGATCGGCCGCGCGAGCGCTGGCGGGGAAACTCGCCATTGCCGCGCGAGTCGACTACTACTCGGGCGAGCGGAAACCGGAACTCGACGAGGAACTGGCGGACCGCATCGAGCGCATTCAGGCGCGTGATACCCAATGAGCCTCCCCGACGGCGTTCAGCGGCGACCCTTCGACGGCGAGGACGTCCTCGCGACGGAGGGCCAACCGGTCTACGGCGAACCGGCAGCGGACGGCTGGCGGAAGTGGGACGCCCGCCGCTCGAAACTCGGCGCGATGCTCAAAACCGGGATGGATACCGGCCTTGCGGGCGGCGAGACAGTGCTGTATCTCGGCGCCGCCGCTGGGACGACGGTCAGCCACGTCGCGGATTTCGCGGGGGCGACCTACGCCGTGGAGTTCGCCGCGCGACCGGCGCGTGACCTGCTCGATGCCGCCGAACCGCGCGGGAACCTCTTTCCCCTCCTGAAGGACGCCCGCAAGCCCGAGACCTACGCCCACGTCGTCGAACCCGTCGACGTCCTGATTCAGGACGTCGCGACGCGTGGGCAGGCGAAAGTCGCGCTTGCCAACCGGCAGTTCCTCGGCGACGAGGGACGCCTCCTCTTGGCCGTGAAGGCCCGCAGCGAGGACGTGGCCAGAGACCCGGACGAGGTGTTCGACGAAGTTCTAGAGACGCTTCGGGACGGCTATGAGGTTCTGGAGACGCGAAGCCTGAAGCCGTTCCACGAGGACCACCTCGGCGTGGTTGCGACGCCGCGTACCGACGGTCAGTAATCGACGGGTTGGCCGTCGAGATACGCTTTCGTCTTGTCTTCGGTCGACCGCATTCGCTTTCGGAAGGTGACGACACGTTCACCGGCAGACGTTTCGTCGGCCAGCAGGTCGATGGTGAGCCCTTGGTCCCGGAGGTGTGAGAGTAGTTCCGTGACGATTCGCGGCGGCGCGCGGACCGTATGCTTCTGGCCGACCGCTTGTCCGTCGTCGACGTTCTCGATGGTCTCGACGAGCGGATCGAGAATCGCCTCGCCGACGGCGTGGGCACGCTCGGTGGTATCGGCGTCGTGTTCGACCGCGCGGAAGGCCTCCCGGAGCAGACGCTGGAAGACGAACGAGCGACCGTATTCGAACGGGAGCGAAAAGGCGTGTGTGAGGTCGGATTCCGTCGACGCGCCGGTGGTGTATTTGAGTTGCGTCCGGCCGTCGACCGATTTCATGACGATGCCCTCCCGTCCCTGGGCGTCGAGTTCGTCGACGATACTCGCGATGGCGTCGGTTTCGTCGGGGGCGAACGTGCCGAACGACCGCGTCTGTGGGAGGCCGTGTGCGTCGAGTAGCTCCCGCCGCCGGTCGACGGGAACCGGGTCACTAGTCCTTCGGTCACGGAGGTCGAAGGCTCGAAACGCTGCCGACTCGACGTCCGGGTAATCGTATGCAGTGTAGGGGTTTTCGGGCCCGATAACCTCCCCGCAGACGGCGAGGTTCGGTCGGGCCTCGAACAGCGAATCGAGGTCGAGACGACGTTTGACGAGATGGGTCGAGAAGGGGCAGGCGATGCCGCTCCGCGTGAACGCGACGACCTTACCACCGAGGTGAGCGACGCGGACGTTGTAGCCGTTCAGTTTTTCCTCGACGACGAACGGGCCATCGAACTGCTCGGGGACGCCCGGGTCGAGCATGAGGGCGCGCGGAATCTTCGGGTAGCCACAGACGGGGTGTTCGTCGGCACCGAAAAGCACTGCACCGCGGTCCAGCGGGCCTCGATACTTCGGGAGGTACCGATATCGCGTGCCCCTGAAATACCGGGTTTCGAAGTGTTCGAGGACGGATTCGAGGGTGTCCGCTTGGAGCCCGAACCGCTGTCTATTGCCCATAAGTGTGGCATGAAGTAACGTACCACGGATATATGAAGGCGGCGACGCAATCACCGATATGGACGGCTACCCGCTGAAACAACGGTTCGTCCTCGACACGTCGCTTTTCATCACCGAGGAGATTCGCGAGGACGACGAAGACCTCGAGGCGGCGGTCCTCCGGTTGCTCGAACTCATCGCGGAGGCCAAACTGAGCCTCGGGGTCTCCTGTTACATGCCGCCGTCGATTCGCGAGGAGTTAACCACGATGCTGGAAGACCGGGGCGTCGACGACGAGGTGTACTCGAAACTCAACACGTGGGTTATCGCGAAACACCCCGACCGGTACGGCGTCCAGATGCCCGCGGAAGTCGTCTACGAGTTCGTCGACGAGATGAGCACGCGCGTCGACCGGGGCTTGCGGGTGGCCGAGGAAGCCGTCCGGGAGGCCGGCACTATCGACGAGGAACCCCTCGACGAACACGAATACAAGACCGACGTCGACGAAGTCGTCTCGGAGTTGCGCGATAAGTACCGGCGTGCGCTCCGGCAAGGGATTCTCGATTCCCGCGAGG of the Natronomonas halophila genome contains:
- a CDS encoding RNA ligase — its product is MGNRQRFGLQADTLESVLEHFETRYFRGTRYRYLPKYRGPLDRGAVLFGADEHPVCGYPKIPRALMLDPGVPEQFDGPFVVEEKLNGYNVRVAHLGGKVVAFTRSGIACPFSTHLVKRRLDLDSLFEARPNLAVCGEVIGPENPYTAYDYPDVESAAFRAFDLRDRRTSDPVPVDRRRELLDAHGLPQTRSFGTFAPDETDAIASIVDELDAQGREGIVMKSVDGRTQLKYTTGASTESDLTHAFSLPFEYGRSFVFQRLLREAFRAVEHDADTTERAHAVGEAILDPLVETIENVDDGQAVGQKHTVRAPPRIVTELLSHLRDQGLTIDLLADETSAGERVVTFRKRMRSTEDKTKAYLDGQPVDY
- a CDS encoding NOP5/NOP56 family protein — encoded protein: MTDETVDAGWFQGIDPGDLDAARIAIEEGQADEPDDWPTMAVASGFADDEDEYYERLHEATMAATRAAVQEAESADDKQLIHAIRAMDDCDRTANELAERVAEWAGSIREDAGTGVEYARELADEADSEGDDRLVSLARRVRDLDDEAADLRTHVQQTAPEVAPNLAALAGPVLAARLIALAGGLKELARKPAGTVQVLGAEEALFAHLRGRAPSPKHGVIFTHEAVQGTHPENRGSAARALAGKLAIAARVDYYSGERKPELDEELADRIERIQARDTQ
- a CDS encoding RNA ligase partner protein translates to MDGYPLKQRFVLDTSLFITEEIREDDEDLEAAVLRLLELIAEAKLSLGVSCYMPPSIREELTTMLEDRGVDDEVYSKLNTWVIAKHPDRYGVQMPAEVVYEFVDEMSTRVDRGLRVAEEAVREAGTIDEEPLDEHEYKTDVDEVVSELRDKYRRALRQGILDSREDFDLLVLAAELDAGVVTEDQGIIGWAESFGLRYLRGSDFPTLLEEYLHASERIE
- a CDS encoding vWA domain-containing protein — translated: MTTDTTTHITFVLDSSGSMSTIRDDTIGGFNTFLADQQDEPGRAAVTLYDFNSGVEQVYEGKPISKAPELDEETYTPGGQTALHDAIATAVIETDDHIEKLPAAVQPETVIVVVLTDGKENASETPQGRVRELVETYRLEHDWEFLFIGANQDAALTARKMGMDTDKSLDMSHSGEGTQAAYESTSRNISEARQQGEAGGFTNEDRQRQSEADE
- a CDS encoding fibrillarin-like rRNA/tRNA 2'-O-methyltransferase, encoding MSLPDGVQRRPFDGEDVLATEGQPVYGEPAADGWRKWDARRSKLGAMLKTGMDTGLAGGETVLYLGAAAGTTVSHVADFAGATYAVEFAARPARDLLDAAEPRGNLFPLLKDARKPETYAHVVEPVDVLIQDVATRGQAKVALANRQFLGDEGRLLLAVKARSEDVARDPDEVFDEVLETLRDGYEVLETRSLKPFHEDHLGVVATPRTDGQ